A window of the Equus przewalskii isolate Varuska chromosome 10, EquPr2, whole genome shotgun sequence genome harbors these coding sequences:
- the PRR11 gene encoding proline-rich protein 11, translating into MPKFKQRRRKLKAKAKRLFKKKEACHSQSKLITPPPPPPSPERVVIPSTDTPLSKSWLRASWSFKCPNIKDAVKLWANRVWSIYNWCQNCMSQSLEVLKDTIFPSHFCRREIHSLKQRFRTLESELCKLQEALKTVSENSFCPSCGQTCHMSGKLTDVPVCALNTPGESGAELPPTLPQPVIHLPPPPPPPPPPPPPLPLPPPPIAPLLLRKSNLTKELQVGPLKKDGPMQITVKDLLTVKLKKTQSFDEKRKHVPSPKARNPLVTVSDLKHVTLKPSSKVLTQVTNVFITPGKSQIDLRKLLRKVDVERSPGGTPLTNKENMETGTGLTPVMTRALRRKFELAHPRSPTQTLPLSTSSFDEQN; encoded by the exons ATGCCCAAGTTCAAGCAACGAAGAAGAAAGCTAAAAGCCAAAGCAAAAAGattattcaaaaaaaaagaagcctgtcATTCTCAGTCCAAGCTAATTACACCTCCCCCTCCACCACCCTCACCAGAAAG AGTAGTTATTCCTTCAACAGATACACCCCTTAGCAAAAGCTGGCTAAGAGCATCCTGGAGCTTCAAATGTCCCAATATCAAAGATGCAGTAAAACTTTGGGCAAATAGAGTGTGGTCTATATACAACTGGTGCCAGAACTGCATGAGCCAG AGTTTAGAAGTATTGAAAGATACCATCTTTCCATCCCATTTCTGCCGCCGGGAAATTCATAGTCTAAAACAACGGTTTCGCACTTTGGAAAGCGAATTATGCAAGCTCCAAGAAGCACTGAAG ACGGTCTCAGAAAATTCTTTCTGTCCAAGCTGCGGTCAAACATGTCACATGAGTGGTAAACTTACAgatgtgcctgtgtgtgctcTAAACACCCCTGGAGAATCTGGAGCTGAACTTCCTCCCACACTGCCACAGCCAGTCAttcatcttcctcctccacctccgcctccaccccctccaccgcctcctctgcctctgcctccaccaCCGATAGCGCCTTTGCTGCTCAGAAAATCCAATCTCACTAAAGAACTTCAG GTTGGACCGTTAAAAAAAGATGGACCTATGCAGATAACAGTTAAAGACCTGCTGactgtgaaattaaaaaagacGCAGAGTTTTGATGAAAAGAGGAAG CATGTACCATCACCAAAGGCTCGGAATCCACTAGTTACTGTCTCTGACCTGAAGCACGTTACCCTGAAACCAAGCTCCAAAGTGTTAACTCAAGTGACAAATGTCTTCAT TACTCCTGGTAAAAGCCAGATAGATCTACGGAAACTACTTAGAAAAGTCGATGTAGAGAG GAGTCCAGGTGGCACCCCACTTACcaacaaagaaaatatggaaacagGAACTGGGCTGACCCCAGTAATGACccgggctttgaggagaaagttTGAG CTGGCTCACCCTAGAAGCCCAACTCAAACTCTGCCACTTTCTACAAGCAGCTTTGATGAGCAAAACTGA